The following coding sequences lie in one Populus nigra chromosome 15, ddPopNigr1.1, whole genome shotgun sequence genomic window:
- the LOC133673919 gene encoding uncharacterized protein LOC133673919 isoform X2: MATESNQNVVKVKPSSSNFDGSKGKTESSMKAKKIESSNKQQQQSVVDSKDKSISVVTKTEVKSKSAPSSSKTTTTTTTTRVRQKKVYSLPGQRYDPPEEREPLRIFYESLSKQIPTSEMAEFWMMEHGLLSPERAKKAHEKKQRKQKMQRFGTPIKSTKPSTSKPESSQKPQQSSKNGDLKAKRKISNDSDDDNFILSSKRRKGLNG, translated from the exons ATGGCAACAGAAAGCAATCAAAACGTGGTGAAAGTGAAGCCAAGCAGTAGTAATTTTGATGGTTCCAAAGGAAAGACTGAATCTTCGATGAAAGCTAAGAAAATTGAGAGCTCaaacaaacaacaacaacaatctgTTGTTGATTCAAAGGATAAATCTATCTCAGTTGTAACTAAAACTGAG GTAAAATCAAAATCAGCACCGAGTTCGTCAAAAACTACGACGACAACCACTACCACTAGAGTGAGACAGAAGAAAGTATACTCCTTGCCAGGCCAGAGATATGATCCTCCTGAAGAG AGAGAACCACTTAGGATATTCTACGAGTCTTTGTCTAAACAGATTCCAACTAGTGAAATGGCAGAATTTTG GATGATGGAACATGGCTTACTATCCCCAGAGAGAGCCAAAAAGGCACAtgagaagaaacagagaaaGCAAAAAATGCAACGATTTGGAACTCCCATTAAATCTACCAAACCATCCACTAGTAAACCTGAGAGTTCTCAAAAGCCGCAGCAGTCATCAAAGAATGGAGACCTTAAAGCCAAGAGGAAAATCAGCAATGACAGTGACGACGACAACTTTATTTTAAGTTCGAAAAGGAGGAAAGG ATTGAACGGCTAA
- the LOC133673919 gene encoding uncharacterized protein LOC133673919 isoform X3, which yields MATESNQNVVKVKPSSSNFDGSKGKTESSMKAKKIESSNKQQQQSVVDSKDKSISVVTKTEVKSKSAPSSSKTTTTTTTTRVRQKKVYSLPGQRYDPPEEREPLRIFYESLSKQIPTSEMAEFWMMEHGLLSPERAKKAHEKKQRKQKMQRFGTPIKSTKPSTSKPESSQKPQQSSKNGDLKAKRKISNDSDDDNFILSSKRRKGL from the exons ATGGCAACAGAAAGCAATCAAAACGTGGTGAAAGTGAAGCCAAGCAGTAGTAATTTTGATGGTTCCAAAGGAAAGACTGAATCTTCGATGAAAGCTAAGAAAATTGAGAGCTCaaacaaacaacaacaacaatctgTTGTTGATTCAAAGGATAAATCTATCTCAGTTGTAACTAAAACTGAG GTAAAATCAAAATCAGCACCGAGTTCGTCAAAAACTACGACGACAACCACTACCACTAGAGTGAGACAGAAGAAAGTATACTCCTTGCCAGGCCAGAGATATGATCCTCCTGAAGAG AGAGAACCACTTAGGATATTCTACGAGTCTTTGTCTAAACAGATTCCAACTAGTGAAATGGCAGAATTTTG GATGATGGAACATGGCTTACTATCCCCAGAGAGAGCCAAAAAGGCACAtgagaagaaacagagaaaGCAAAAAATGCAACGATTTGGAACTCCCATTAAATCTACCAAACCATCCACTAGTAAACCTGAGAGTTCTCAAAAGCCGCAGCAGTCATCAAAGAATGGAGACCTTAAAGCCAAGAGGAAAATCAGCAATGACAGTGACGACGACAACTTTATTTTAAGTTCGAAAAGGAGGAAAGG TCTTTGA
- the LOC133673919 gene encoding uncharacterized protein LOC133673919 isoform X1 — protein sequence MATESNQNVVKVKPSSSNFDGSKGKTESSMKAKKIESSNKQQQQSVVDSKDKSISVVTKTEVKSKSAPSSSKTTTTTTTTRVRQKKVYSLPGQRYDPPEEREPLRIFYESLSKQIPTSEMAEFWMMEHGLLSPERAKKAHEKKQRKQKMQRFGTPIKSTKPSTSKPESSQKPQQSSKNGDLKAKRKISNDSDDDNFILSSKRRKGQSVIRLTVLAKFV from the exons ATGGCAACAGAAAGCAATCAAAACGTGGTGAAAGTGAAGCCAAGCAGTAGTAATTTTGATGGTTCCAAAGGAAAGACTGAATCTTCGATGAAAGCTAAGAAAATTGAGAGCTCaaacaaacaacaacaacaatctgTTGTTGATTCAAAGGATAAATCTATCTCAGTTGTAACTAAAACTGAG GTAAAATCAAAATCAGCACCGAGTTCGTCAAAAACTACGACGACAACCACTACCACTAGAGTGAGACAGAAGAAAGTATACTCCTTGCCAGGCCAGAGATATGATCCTCCTGAAGAG AGAGAACCACTTAGGATATTCTACGAGTCTTTGTCTAAACAGATTCCAACTAGTGAAATGGCAGAATTTTG GATGATGGAACATGGCTTACTATCCCCAGAGAGAGCCAAAAAGGCACAtgagaagaaacagagaaaGCAAAAAATGCAACGATTTGGAACTCCCATTAAATCTACCAAACCATCCACTAGTAAACCTGAGAGTTCTCAAAAGCCGCAGCAGTCATCAAAGAATGGAGACCTTAAAGCCAAGAGGAAAATCAGCAATGACAGTGACGACGACAACTTTATTTTAAGTTCGAAAAGGAGGAAAGG CCAATCTGTTATTCGGCTGACGGTACTTGCGAAGTTTGTTTAG
- the LOC133673919 gene encoding uncharacterized protein LOC133673919 isoform X4, translated as MATESNQNVVKVKPSSSNFDGSKGKTESSMKAKKIESSNKQQQQSVVDSKDKSISVVTKTEVKSKSAPSSSKTTTTTTTTRVRQKKVYSLPGQRYDPPEEREPLRIFYESLSKQIPTSEMAEFWMMEHGLLSPERAKKAHEKKQRKQKMQRFGTPIKSTKPSTSKPESSQKPQQSSKNGDLKAKRKISNDSDDDNFILSSKRRKG; from the exons ATGGCAACAGAAAGCAATCAAAACGTGGTGAAAGTGAAGCCAAGCAGTAGTAATTTTGATGGTTCCAAAGGAAAGACTGAATCTTCGATGAAAGCTAAGAAAATTGAGAGCTCaaacaaacaacaacaacaatctgTTGTTGATTCAAAGGATAAATCTATCTCAGTTGTAACTAAAACTGAG GTAAAATCAAAATCAGCACCGAGTTCGTCAAAAACTACGACGACAACCACTACCACTAGAGTGAGACAGAAGAAAGTATACTCCTTGCCAGGCCAGAGATATGATCCTCCTGAAGAG AGAGAACCACTTAGGATATTCTACGAGTCTTTGTCTAAACAGATTCCAACTAGTGAAATGGCAGAATTTTG GATGATGGAACATGGCTTACTATCCCCAGAGAGAGCCAAAAAGGCACAtgagaagaaacagagaaaGCAAAAAATGCAACGATTTGGAACTCCCATTAAATCTACCAAACCATCCACTAGTAAACCTGAGAGTTCTCAAAAGCCGCAGCAGTCATCAAAGAATGGAGACCTTAAAGCCAAGAGGAAAATCAGCAATGACAGTGACGACGACAACTTTATTTTAAGTTCGAAAAGGAGGAAAGG TTAG